One Fuerstiella marisgermanici DNA window includes the following coding sequences:
- the hemB gene encoding porphobilinogen synthase produces the protein MPTPGHFPSVRLRRNRRTDWSRRLVRENSLSAADLILPIFVKEGDNVCEPIESMPGVNRYSIDRFVEFVAQAAAAGIPAIAIFPVTPLEAKSEDGDEALNSDNLICRAMRAVKDAKIDVGLIADVALDPYTTHGQDGVIRDGYVANDESLTVLKQQAVVQASAGCDVIAPSDMMDGRIGVIRGALDEAGYQHVQIMAYSAKYASAFYGPFRDAVGSAGNLGKGDKRTYQMDPANTDEALQEVALDIAEGADMVMVKPGMPYLDIVRRVKDEFRVPTFAYQVSGEYAMLSAAAANGWLDRERVMLESLLSFKRAGADGVLTYFALEAATLVGQ, from the coding sequence ATGCCCACACCCGGCCACTTTCCTTCCGTTCGACTACGCCGCAACCGCCGGACCGACTGGTCACGCCGACTGGTCCGCGAGAACTCGTTAAGCGCCGCAGATCTGATTCTGCCGATCTTTGTGAAAGAGGGCGACAACGTTTGTGAACCGATTGAATCGATGCCCGGCGTCAACCGCTACAGCATCGATCGTTTCGTCGAATTTGTCGCTCAGGCAGCAGCGGCTGGCATCCCTGCGATCGCCATCTTTCCCGTCACGCCGCTCGAAGCCAAATCTGAAGACGGCGACGAAGCACTGAATTCCGACAACCTCATTTGCCGCGCCATGCGAGCCGTCAAGGACGCGAAGATTGATGTCGGACTCATCGCCGACGTTGCTCTGGACCCGTACACGACTCACGGCCAGGACGGCGTTATCCGTGACGGATACGTAGCCAACGACGAAAGTCTGACGGTGCTAAAACAGCAGGCGGTCGTGCAGGCATCAGCGGGCTGCGACGTGATCGCTCCGTCCGACATGATGGACGGACGAATCGGCGTGATCCGCGGGGCACTCGACGAAGCGGGCTACCAGCATGTGCAAATCATGGCGTATTCGGCCAAGTATGCTTCCGCCTTCTATGGGCCGTTTCGCGACGCCGTCGGTTCTGCGGGCAACCTTGGCAAGGGCGACAAACGAACGTACCAGATGGATCCGGCCAACACCGACGAAGCTCTTCAGGAAGTCGCGCTGGATATTGCGGAAGGAGCCGACATGGTGATGGTGAAGCCCGGTATGCCGTATCTGGATATCGTCCGCCGCGTGAAAGATGAATTTCGAGTGCCCACGTTCGCATACCAGGTGAGCGGTGAATATGCGATGCTGTCCGCAGCGGCCGCCAACGGATGGCTCGATCGTGAACGTGTGATGCTGGAGAGTTTATTGTCCTTCAAACGAGCCGGTGCGGATGGCGTGTTGACGTACTTCGCCCTGGAAGCTGCAACACTGGTGGGCCAATGA
- a CDS encoding right-handed parallel beta-helix repeat-containing protein yields MLRRLFLTGSTVLLIALNSLPVLAQGNRVLEQIPNLKSLPDATAELQAKINEGSGDLILGADKQYRITAPLVFDLLKLGAVKISAKGGATLVMDGPGPALKILGGHEGTASPQSFKPTTWNERMPVISDIEILGVHPEADGIELQRTVAATISRVSIRWCRHGIHLVDRNRNVAIDTCHLYENSGVGVFLDDVNLHQINVGNSHISYNRQGGIVVRDGNVRNLQVSGCDIEGNMPGDETPTQTANILIDVSTSPGDRTKSIAEISITGCTIQHSANYSKVEGKTNAPGGANIRLAGKEIYPIDSVTISGNVLSDTTTNIDINYALDVAINANNFFAPKPANLTVKNSRRINVTGNTLNPRQFKRPGTIHFQDCDDCVLSSNTVHAFDTDKGAVIIEGCSGMLLNALNFSDCGSGLLLKNSSDITVTNCRMSRTAGWQFKVDNSEDGLIQSGNSFAN; encoded by the coding sequence ATGCTTCGCCGCCTTTTTTTGACCGGATCGACCGTCCTGCTGATCGCTCTGAACTCACTCCCCGTGCTGGCTCAGGGGAATCGAGTGCTCGAACAGATTCCCAATTTGAAATCGCTGCCCGATGCGACCGCCGAGCTGCAAGCCAAAATTAACGAAGGCAGTGGGGATCTAATTCTCGGCGCCGACAAGCAGTACCGCATCACTGCGCCGCTGGTTTTCGACCTGCTAAAGCTGGGTGCCGTAAAGATTTCGGCGAAGGGCGGAGCAACTCTTGTGATGGACGGTCCCGGTCCGGCATTGAAAATTTTGGGCGGCCATGAAGGCACAGCTTCGCCACAAAGTTTCAAACCGACCACGTGGAATGAACGCATGCCCGTGATTTCCGATATTGAAATTCTAGGAGTTCATCCCGAAGCCGATGGTATCGAACTGCAACGCACGGTGGCGGCGACCATTAGTCGCGTTTCCATTCGCTGGTGCCGACATGGCATTCATCTTGTCGACCGCAATCGCAACGTGGCAATCGACACCTGCCATCTCTATGAGAACTCAGGCGTGGGCGTTTTTCTTGACGACGTCAACCTGCACCAGATCAACGTTGGTAACTCACATATCTCATACAACCGCCAGGGCGGAATTGTGGTGCGAGACGGCAATGTGCGTAACCTGCAGGTCAGCGGCTGTGACATCGAAGGCAACATGCCCGGCGACGAAACGCCGACGCAGACTGCCAATATTCTGATCGACGTGTCGACGTCACCGGGCGACCGGACGAAATCGATTGCTGAAATTTCCATTACCGGCTGCACGATTCAGCATTCAGCCAACTATTCCAAAGTGGAAGGAAAAACAAACGCTCCCGGCGGCGCCAACATTCGCCTCGCTGGCAAAGAGATCTACCCGATCGATTCGGTCACAATCAGCGGCAATGTTCTCAGCGATACCACAACCAACATCGATATCAACTACGCACTTGATGTCGCCATCAACGCCAACAACTTCTTCGCGCCGAAGCCAGCGAATTTGACCGTGAAGAATTCTCGTCGAATCAACGTAACGGGAAACACACTGAATCCTCGCCAGTTCAAACGTCCCGGCACGATTCATTTTCAGGATTGCGACGATTGTGTTTTGTCGAGTAACACCGTGCATGCCTTTGACACAGACAAGGGTGCCGTCATTATTGAAGGCTGTTCCGGGATGCTGCTGAACGCTCTGAATTTCAGTGACTGCGGCTCCGGTCTCTTGTTGAAGAATTCGTCTGACATCACCGTCACCAACTGCCGCATGTCTCGCACCGCTGGCTGGCAGTTCAAAGTCGACAACAGCGAGGATGGCTTGATTCAATCCGGCAATTCCTTCGCCAACTGA
- the trkA gene encoding Trk system potassium transporter TrkA, translated as MNVVVLGAGTVGKTVAEMLCNRGINVCVIDEQADVLRRVSERLDVQTVCGSAFDVSKLFQAGIQLADLCLAVTSRDEVNLVSASIAREMGASRCVARVFNPIFRDKSTFDYQRHFKVDRLISLEHLTALELAKHIRSTSVLAVESFARGGVDVHGIQVGRKAKAVGVPLHQLNLPQTVRVGLIVNAERSVIPGGYDAVQPGDHVTLIGTHGELEKIASLFEDRASESPRVVIAGGGEIGLNLARLLERTRCRVTVMEQDPDRCDFIAERLPRCTVLHADVKSRADLEEARVGKSDVFVACTGRDEENIVCGVESKELGSKRLLTIVRSPDYANVLERLGIDVAVSPREAMARQIMGLVGKGPVRERSPIIGDTAEVWEVEIRKGVPATKAPLRDLSLPQSLVAAIERGDYVKVPNADDQLKAGDTAILLVQKQSEAEILKMFS; from the coding sequence ATGAACGTTGTCGTGTTAGGAGCCGGGACGGTCGGCAAGACGGTCGCCGAAATGCTGTGCAATCGCGGCATCAACGTGTGCGTGATTGACGAACAGGCAGACGTGCTGCGGCGCGTGAGCGAACGCCTGGACGTGCAAACCGTGTGCGGTTCGGCGTTCGACGTATCGAAGCTGTTTCAGGCGGGCATTCAACTGGCGGACCTGTGCCTGGCCGTCACCAGTCGCGACGAAGTGAATCTGGTGAGTGCCAGCATTGCACGAGAAATGGGCGCCAGTCGTTGTGTGGCTCGCGTGTTCAACCCCATCTTTCGTGACAAAAGCACGTTCGACTATCAGCGACACTTCAAGGTGGATAGATTGATCAGCCTGGAACACCTGACAGCTTTGGAACTGGCCAAGCACATTCGCAGTACATCTGTTCTGGCCGTAGAAAGCTTTGCTCGCGGCGGCGTCGACGTGCACGGAATCCAGGTCGGTCGCAAAGCGAAGGCGGTCGGTGTGCCGCTGCATCAACTCAACCTGCCTCAAACCGTCCGAGTTGGCCTGATTGTCAACGCCGAACGTTCCGTCATCCCTGGCGGCTACGATGCGGTGCAGCCGGGCGACCACGTCACACTGATTGGAACTCACGGCGAACTCGAAAAAATCGCCTCACTCTTCGAAGACCGCGCGTCCGAAAGCCCTCGCGTCGTCATCGCCGGTGGTGGCGAGATTGGCCTCAACCTGGCTCGCCTGCTGGAACGAACTCGCTGCCGAGTGACAGTGATGGAGCAGGACCCCGACCGCTGCGACTTCATTGCAGAACGCCTGCCCCGCTGCACTGTCCTGCACGCCGACGTCAAAAGCCGCGCCGATTTAGAAGAAGCTCGCGTCGGCAAAAGCGACGTCTTCGTGGCCTGCACTGGGCGTGACGAAGAAAACATCGTGTGCGGCGTGGAATCGAAAGAACTCGGCAGCAAACGACTTCTCACAATCGTCCGCAGCCCCGACTACGCCAACGTGCTGGAACGCCTGGGCATCGATGTCGCCGTCAGCCCGCGCGAAGCGATGGCTCGCCAAATCATGGGCCTCGTCGGCAAAGGACCAGTACGAGAACGGTCACCCATCATCGGCGACACCGCGGAGGTCTGGGAAGTCGAAATCCGGAAAGGCGTTCCCGCCACGAAAGCTCCGCTACGCGATCTGTCACTGCCGCAAAGCCTGGTCGCCGCGATCGAACGAGGCGACTACGTCAAAGTCCCCAACGCCGACGATCAACTCAAGGCCGGCGATACAGCCATCCTCCTTGTCCAAAAACAATCCGAAGCCGAAATCCTGAAAATGTTTTCCTAG
- a CDS encoding NUDIX domain-containing protein produces the protein MNHSTPIEDAWKFCPMCAAARSAEQGNPFSCAACGYTHYFSPFTAVGALIVDEQEQMLFIVRGKDPGKGKLGLPGGFVDAGEMAEQALVREIREEVGLEIVRYEFLASFPNSYAFSGVICPVTDLFFVAHVASLSNFQLQEGEIDDWKLLPVANVGPQDLAFDTHWKAIQAYAGQRNGEPRT, from the coding sequence GTGAACCATTCAACGCCAATTGAAGACGCCTGGAAATTCTGTCCCATGTGCGCGGCAGCTCGTTCCGCCGAGCAGGGGAACCCGTTTTCATGCGCCGCCTGCGGCTACACTCATTACTTCAGCCCGTTCACAGCCGTCGGTGCTTTGATTGTGGATGAACAGGAGCAAATGCTGTTCATCGTGCGTGGCAAAGATCCGGGCAAAGGGAAACTCGGCCTTCCCGGCGGATTCGTGGATGCCGGCGAAATGGCCGAACAAGCTCTTGTGCGCGAAATTCGCGAAGAGGTCGGTCTGGAAATTGTCCGCTACGAATTTCTGGCGTCGTTTCCCAATAGCTACGCGTTCTCCGGAGTTATCTGCCCGGTGACGGATTTGTTCTTCGTGGCTCACGTCGCATCGCTCAGCAATTTTCAACTGCAGGAGGGCGAAATCGACGACTGGAAGCTGCTCCCCGTCGCCAACGTCGGCCCGCAGGATCTGGCGTTCGATACTCATTGGAAGGCGATCCAGGCCTATGCGGGGCAACGCAATGGCGAGCCGAGGACGTAA
- a CDS encoding sulfatase-like hydrolase/transferase, with protein sequence MNRLLLIVILFTATATSRDLIATETSAQAKQPNIVVIFCDDLGYGDLGCFGHPTIATPNLDRMAAEGQKWTEFYVAACVCTPSRAALQTGRYPIRNGMCSDKRRVLFPDSQGGLPAREVTIGRMLQQHGYATHAVGKWHLGHLPQYLPTSHGYDSYFGIPYSNDMDAVKNTPKGRARFNNPKTEYFNVPLMRGEEIVERPADQHTITKRFTEEAVKLIRNRADKPFFIYLAHNLPHVPLFVSKDFTDVSRRGLYGDVIEEIDWSVGQVLNALREEKLDEDTLVVFTSDNGPWKTFKQQGGSAGLLRDGKGSTWEGGMREPTIFWWPKKIKPAVVMDPGSTLDLLPTFATVTGAARPTDRTLDGFDLSPVLFEGKKSPRENMFYYHGEECFAVRMGQYKAHFKTKTSYVGQKAAKVHDPPLLYHLGHDPSEEYDIAKDHPDVIDAIRKLKAEHEASIEPCENQLTRKTAAVSKQMDLLIVAGQSNAVGFNARPSDLPADAADKEILFWWKCGDPPPDQHDTHSNQTWTHLQPQPLGDPITPRTGRQYGNFAQPEGGFGPEIGLARTLIAKEKTPLAVLKVAFSGTGMRTDWNHADPGDSGACYRALLSEFKAAIAAAKRNGIELKPRALVWVQGESDANAEDGPKYAHRLGSMIGQLRTDINAPEMQALIAVNTQFSQGTNKFMPMIVEQQRLLAKRDPLRHYVDTSKATIANSAHYDSAGTLAVGRMFAERLLSLTP encoded by the coding sequence ATGAATCGCTTACTGTTGATCGTAATACTCTTCACTGCGACGGCCACATCGCGTGACCTCATTGCGACTGAAACTTCGGCGCAGGCCAAACAGCCGAACATCGTCGTGATTTTCTGCGACGATCTCGGCTACGGAGACCTCGGCTGCTTCGGGCATCCCACCATCGCGACGCCGAATCTTGATCGCATGGCGGCAGAAGGACAGAAGTGGACGGAATTCTACGTGGCCGCCTGCGTGTGTACGCCCAGTCGAGCGGCCCTGCAAACGGGACGGTACCCGATTCGCAACGGCATGTGTTCCGACAAGCGGCGAGTTCTGTTTCCGGATTCGCAAGGCGGACTTCCGGCCCGGGAAGTGACGATCGGTCGCATGTTGCAGCAGCACGGCTACGCGACTCATGCGGTTGGCAAGTGGCACTTGGGCCACCTGCCTCAGTACCTTCCCACCAGCCACGGCTACGATTCGTACTTTGGCATTCCGTATTCCAACGACATGGACGCCGTGAAGAATACTCCCAAAGGTCGAGCTCGCTTCAACAATCCGAAGACCGAATACTTCAACGTACCACTGATGCGCGGTGAGGAAATTGTCGAACGTCCGGCCGACCAGCACACCATTACAAAACGGTTTACCGAAGAGGCCGTGAAGCTGATTCGCAACCGCGCCGACAAACCGTTTTTCATCTACCTCGCGCACAACCTGCCTCACGTGCCACTGTTTGTGTCGAAGGATTTCACGGACGTCAGCCGCCGAGGCCTTTACGGCGACGTAATCGAAGAAATCGACTGGTCCGTAGGACAGGTCCTTAACGCGCTGCGTGAAGAGAAGCTGGACGAAGACACCTTAGTCGTGTTTACGTCTGACAACGGCCCATGGAAAACCTTCAAACAACAGGGTGGATCGGCCGGGCTGCTGCGAGACGGAAAAGGATCAACGTGGGAAGGCGGCATGCGCGAACCTACAATCTTCTGGTGGCCGAAAAAGATCAAACCTGCTGTCGTGATGGACCCGGGCAGCACCCTGGACTTGTTGCCAACGTTTGCTACCGTCACCGGAGCCGCCAGGCCGACCGATCGCACGCTGGACGGCTTCGATCTTTCGCCCGTGCTGTTTGAAGGTAAAAAGAGTCCTCGCGAAAACATGTTCTACTATCACGGTGAAGAATGTTTTGCTGTGCGAATGGGACAGTATAAGGCTCACTTCAAAACCAAGACGTCGTACGTCGGCCAGAAAGCGGCTAAGGTCCACGACCCACCGCTGCTGTACCATCTGGGACATGATCCCAGCGAAGAATACGACATCGCCAAAGACCATCCGGACGTCATCGACGCCATTCGAAAACTAAAAGCAGAGCACGAAGCGTCGATCGAACCGTGTGAGAACCAACTGACGCGAAAAACGGCCGCCGTCAGCAAGCAAATGGATCTGTTGATCGTCGCCGGGCAGTCCAACGCCGTCGGGTTCAATGCCAGGCCCAGTGACCTGCCAGCCGATGCTGCCGACAAAGAAATTCTGTTCTGGTGGAAATGTGGCGACCCACCGCCTGACCAGCACGATACTCACAGCAACCAGACATGGACCCATCTTCAGCCACAGCCATTGGGCGATCCGATTACACCGCGAACTGGCCGGCAGTATGGAAATTTTGCTCAACCGGAAGGCGGCTTCGGCCCGGAGATCGGGCTGGCTCGCACGCTGATCGCCAAAGAAAAAACGCCGCTGGCCGTACTGAAGGTTGCCTTCAGCGGCACTGGCATGAGGACCGACTGGAACCATGCCGATCCTGGCGATAGTGGCGCGTGCTATCGGGCTCTACTGTCCGAATTTAAGGCGGCCATTGCCGCGGCCAAACGAAACGGCATCGAACTGAAACCTCGCGCGCTGGTGTGGGTCCAGGGAGAAAGCGACGCAAACGCCGAAGACGGTCCGAAATACGCGCATCGTCTGGGATCAATGATCGGCCAGCTTCGCACAGACATCAATGCGCCAGAAATGCAGGCGCTGATCGCGGTGAACACCCAGTTCAGCCAGGGCACAAACAAGTTCATGCCAATGATTGTCGAACAACAACGATTGCTGGCCAAACGGGACCCGTTGCGCCACTACGTTGATACGTCTAAAGCCACGATCGCAAATTCAGCCCACTACGATTCTGCGGGGACACTGGCCGTAGGCCGGATGTTTGCGGAGCGGCTGCTAAGTCTGACTCCGTAA